AAATAAAAAAACAATTTCTTCATTTCCGTTTCCTTTTTGTTATTTTTTTGTTAATTTTCAAATAATACATTAATATATCATATATTATTACTTTTGTCAATAGCAAATTGTTATCAACCCCGCGGGTCGAAAAAAGTTGCTTTTTTAGCCATTTTTCTGTAAAATTTAGGCATGTCTTTAACGAAAAAAGTGGCATATAATACTGTTTGGCAGTTTGCTGGTAAAATAGTTAGCACGATTATTGGTGTTGCCATAGTGGCCTTAATAACGCGTCATCTGGGCAAGAATGGTTATGGTCAGTACACAACAGTCTTGGCTTTCGTTCAATTCTTTGCCGTGATCGTAGACTTTGGGTTGTATTTAGTTTTAATTCAAGAAATAGCTGACCCGAACAAAGATCAGAAAAAAGCTGTCAGTAATATTTTTACTATTCGTTTAGTAACCGCAGCGGTTTGTTTTGTTTTGGCACCGCTAGTTGTTTTATTTTTTCCTTATGCCGCCATTGTTAAGCAGGCAACGATCGTAATGTCTTTGTCTTTCTTTTTGTTTACCTTAGCTCAGGTACTAGTAGCACTATTCCAAAAAAATCTAACCATGAACAAAGTATTGATTGCTGAGGTAGCTGGCCGGATACTTTTTTTAGCCGCCACAGCCTTGTTTGTTTATTGGGGCAAAGATTTACTTTATATAGTAGGTGGCAATTTAGTGTTTAATATTATTTATTTAGCAATAATTTTTTTCTTTGCCAGAAGGTTAGTGAAGTTTGGTTTAGCTTTTGATTTTATTTACTGGCGTAGTATTTATCAGAAAGCTTGGCCAATCGCCATTACCTCTTTATTAACTTTAGTTTATTTTAAAGCCGACACGGTAATTCTTTCCATTTATCGTCCTGAGGGCGAGGTTGGTATTTATGGTGCCACTTATAAAGTATTAGAAATCATTGGTACCTTTCCCCACATGTTCCTGGGTTTGATTTTACCAATATTAACCACCGCCTATGTCACTCGTGATTTAGAAAGATTTAAACGTGTTTATCAGAAAGCCTTTGATTTTTTTCTCATTGTTACCATACCAATGGTAGTTGGTGGCTCAATGCTAGCTGAGAGGATTATGGTTTTTGTCGCCGGACCAGAATTTGTATCAGCCGGAGCGGTATTACAAATTTTATTATGGGCCACAGCGATTATTTTCTTTGGCTCACTTTTTGGTTATATTATTTTGGCCATTGATCAGCAGAAAAAAATGATTCCCTACTATATTATTACAGCAATACTATCTCTCATTTTATATTTTTCTTTGATACCAACCTACTCTTATTGGGCAGCGGCTGGGGCCACAGTTTTTATTGAAGTTCTTTATGCTATTTTTGCCTGGCGAATTAGTTATCGTTATTCTGGCCGCATTAATATTAACTGGATTGCCGCACCGAAAATTGTGTTGGCTAGTACAGTAATGGCTTTGTTTTTGTGGTTAGCACGAGAATGGCATTTGGTGATTCTTTTGGTCGGAGCCGGAGCAATATATTTAGTTGTTTTATACTTGATTAAAGGTTTAAACAAAGACGTTCTTAATGAATTGAGAGCACCAAAATAATGTTATATCTAATTTTTTTAATTTTGTTTTTTATTGCCTTTGCATTTTTTTGTTGGTCTAATGTTCGGCGTGGTATTTATGCTATTTGTTTATTATTGCCCACTTATTTAGTGCGTTTTACTATTGGTGGCATACCACTCACTCTGCTCGAGGGCATGATTATTATTTTATTTATAATTTGGTTAATTAAAATTTATCAGGATCAGAGTTTGGACTTGGCGATTACTGGTCAGATCAGAAAATTGTTTCATTGGCGTAACTGGTCGGAAAATATGGTGGTCATTAATCTAATTCCACCAGTCATTCGTTGGCCACTAGTAATTTTTTTAGCAGCGTCTTTTGTCGCTTTTTTATGGTCACCTAATCAGTTCGCTGCTGCCGGAATTTGGAAAGCTTATTTTTTGGAAGCCGTTGTTTTTTTTGTTCTGGTTATTTATAACATTAAGAATCACCAGCAGCTCAATTGGGTGGTGAATAATTTAGCTATTTTGGCGATCGTAATTTTTATTTATGCCTTAATACAAAAGTTAACTGGTTGGCAGATTCCCAATCCGGAGTGGGCTAATCCTTTTGATCGTCGGGTGACAACTTTTTTTGGCTATCCCAATGCCAACGGCTTGTTGCTCGGACCACTGTCAGTGATTTTTTTAGCTACCAGTTTTTTATCCCAAAATATTTTTTCTCGATTATTAAAAATTACAGCTGTTGTTGCATCATTAAGCACTATTGTCTGGGCGCAAAGCGAAGGAGCGTTAGTAGCTAGTTGTTTGGTAATGTTAGTAATTTTATTAGTGCAAAAGAGAACGAGAAAAAGAGTTATCATTTTAGTTATTATATTATTAGCATTGTCTTTGACACAAATTGATCAGTTGCCGATTATTAAACAAAAGATTTTATTGCAAGATTTATCCGGGCAAATTCGTCAGCAGCAATGGACAGAAACTACACAGATGTTAGAAAAAAATATTTTGTTAGGCGGTGGCTTAGCTAACTATCAAGCAGCCATTAGTCCTTATCATCAGCGCGGTATGAATATTGATGGTCAGTGGCAGCCAGTAGAAATATATTTGTATCCCCACAATATTATTTTGAATTTTTGGACAGAGATTGGTTTGATTGGCTTATTAGCTTTTTTAGCAATGATTATCGGCGCCGGCTTGCTAATATATCGGGCGATATTAATAATTAAAAAAACCAACCTTGAGCAGCGACGACAGTATGAGCAGTATCTCTTAGCCGGCGCTGGAGCGTTAGCAGTTATTTTTATTCACGGTCTAGTGGATGTTCATTATTTTAAAAACGATCTTAGTATTTTATTCTGGTTGGTGATGGGTTTGATAGTTATCAATTATAATTTATTAAGTAGTAAAGAAGCATGAAATTAATTTTTGCCAGCCATAATAAGGGTAAAATTATAGAGATGCATAAAATTATGGCGCCTCTTGCTATTTTGAGTGCTGAAGAGGTTGGTGTTTTTACCGATGTGGTGGAAGACGGCACAACATTTGCCGAAAACGCTTTGAAGAAAGCTAAATGGCTAGTTGAGAAAACCGGAGAATGGGCCTTTGGTGACGACAGCGGTTTATGCATTGAGGCTTTGCATGGGTTGCCAGGCGTACATTCCAAACGCTGGTCGGGAGAAAATAAGAGTGATGAAAGATTGGTTGATTTTACTTTAGACAAAATGAAAGAGTTTACAGACCGACGAGCATTTTTTCAAACCGACGTAGCTTTGGTAGCGCCTGATGGACGAGAATGGTTTTTTAGCGGGCAAGTCAAAGGAGTTATTACAGCAGCACCTCGTGGATTAATACGTGATCATTTGCCTTATGATGTTATTTTTCAGCCCAATGGTTATAATCAGACATTTGCTGAGATGTCTCATGAAGAAAAGAATTTTTTATCGCATCGCGGTTTAGCCTTTACGCAGTTGAAAAAGTTTTTAATGGAGAGTAAGCTGTTTAATATTTAAGGAGACGTGGCAGAGTGGTTGAATGCACCGCATTCGAAACGCGGCAGGTCCTCAAAAGGCCTCGGGGGTTCGAATCCTCCCGTCTCCGCCATTCGCCTTCTCCGCCCTTGGCGGATACGGCGCAATGGCTTTTAAAATAATTCAACCCGCCATGGATTAGAACAACAATTTTATGCTTAAAATATATTTAGCAAGACACGGACAGGATCAAGATAATGCCAACGGCATACTTAACGGCCAGAGAGATGAACCCTTAACTGATATTGGAATCAATCAAGCGAAACAGTTAGCTCAAAAAATTAGCGATGCTAATTTTAAATTTGATATCATTTATAGCTCACCCCTTCAAAGAGCTTTTAAAACCGCTCAAATCATTAGTGATACCCAGAACTTGAGCGAACCAATTAAATTGGCTAGTTTAATTGAAAGAGACTTTGGTATTATGACCGGGCAACATACAAGCGATATTGAAAAATTGTGTGCACCAGATATTTTGAAAACAAATACAATAACTTACTTTTTTTCACCTAAGAACGCCGAAACTTTTCCGCAATTAGTAGTGAGAGCGGAAAAGTTTTTGAATTTTATAATGGAAAAACACTCAGACGGTTCTATTTTGTTAGTTACTCACGGTGATTTTGGCAAAATGATTTATGCTGCTTATTATCAATTAGATTGGTTGGAGATTCTAACAATGTTTCATTTTGGTAATTCGGAACTATTACTTTTGGCTAAAGATTCTCAGGCCGAAAATTCACATGTTTTTAATATAGAACAATTCAATCATTAATTCGGTATATATAATCGATTGTAGCGAATTATAGCGGTAAAGTTGGTAAATTTCTTAGGCAGATATTAGAATATCGAAATGATATGTTTCTTCTTTGTAAAGTATCCCTAATTTTCGTATAATCAAATCAATAATCTAAGTGTTTACCGTTTTGTCGTTTAAAAGTTGCTGATATCAGCTTCGTAACGAAAAAAATATTTTAATTAACAAGTTTATTTAGGTGATCAAAAATTATGAAAGAAACAAATTTAAATATACCATCAACACACGACAGCGTGGATAGTAGTAATATAGACGATATTATCTCGCTCAGCCAAAAATATAATATGATGGTTAATGATGAGGATATTGCCCAAAAACAATCATATTATGTATCAGAAATAGAAACTAAGAAGATGCTGTTAAGTAAGAATGCACTTTCAGAAAATATTGATAGAATTCCTTTTAGATTTAGATCCGAACAGTTTAATTCCTTAAATGAACTATCTGAAATAATGTCTTTTGATGAAGTAACGAGGAATACAGTGCATTCTATTTTGGTGAAGTATTTAAATTATCCAAAAATCATCTCTTTACTTTTTGAACTGATAGTGGAAATAAGTTATTGCAGTGACGGTGCGGCATCTTATGATTTTGATAAAATTAAACGTGCGTTAAATATTTTTGAAAGAGATGATGTTTTTGAAGTCATAAAGTCTACTGAGAACAATTTCGGCGGAAACGAGGCACACCTAGTTTCCAGGATTTCTGAACTACGAAAGTATTTTCTTGATGAATGCGGAGAAGACTATTTCGAACTAATCAAGACTTATCAAGTCGCCCCAATGGTAATAGAGATATTTTCTAGGAATGTCCAGGGTTATTTTCGGAATGATTTTGACTTTGAAGAGCAAACTGGTCTAAGGGATAAAAAAACAAACTCACTATCTAGTGATCGGGTTAGAATGAAAATATTAGCTCCCTTTTATAAAAATAGCGATACAAATAATAAGATTATTAATAAGTACAACCGCCTATACTTTTTTTTACCGGAGATTAAGAAATTGTTACTCGCTAAAGATTTAACGGGGTTAAAAGAATACTCGATTTTAAAAAAAATAGACTACCCTAGTGATTCAGAAAATAAAGACCTAGACAGTGTATTACAAAATTATACTATCTTTATGAATTTCGAATGCTTCCTAAACGCACATAATAAAACTTACGACTGGATCGAAAATTCGCTTTTTAAAGATGCCTACGACGATAGATTGCTTACAAAAAATGACAAAGACGCCCTCTATCGTAGATTAAATGAAGAGGTAGGCTTGATTAAAGATGCATTTAAAAAATATTTTATGGCTAAGCTTGAAGTACCAAGAGTTGAAATAAATAATGAAAAGAAAGTTAGGGAATATATATATTCTATATTAAATGACAAGTCGGTTAAACTTACATTGAATTGGGAAAAAGGGATTGCGAATTTTGAATCCAAATATGGGAGTGGAACGATTAAGCTTATATCTGAGGATCTGCTTAACACTAAACTTCATAAGTTAATAGATGAAGAGTCAGAATCTTTTGATCTTAAAAAATATATTTTTAAGCTTCAAAGAGAGTATTTTAATATAAAATTAGAATAAAAAAATGGATCCCCCTAATAAGATTTTATATTCGATTAAATTTACGAGGAAGATTAAAAGAGAACAAGACAAAAACAAAACAGTCACCACTAATCATTACGAAAAATACGATGTTTCAATTTGGTAAATTAAATTTGTAAAGGAAAAA
This window of the Candidatus Komeilibacteria bacterium CG_4_10_14_0_2_um_filter_37_10 genome carries:
- the rdgB gene encoding non-canonical purine NTP pyrophosphatase, RdgB/HAM1 family, which codes for MKLIFASHNKGKIIEMHKIMAPLAILSAEEVGVFTDVVEDGTTFAENALKKAKWLVEKTGEWAFGDDSGLCIEALHGLPGVHSKRWSGENKSDERLVDFTLDKMKEFTDRRAFFQTDVALVAPDGREWFFSGQVKGVITAAPRGLIRDHLPYDVIFQPNGYNQTFAEMSHEEKNFLSHRGLAFTQLKKFLMESKLFNI